The following proteins come from a genomic window of Dehalococcoidia bacterium:
- the truA gene encoding tRNA pseudouridine(38-40) synthase TruA, whose protein sequence is MTRRIALVIEYDGTNFSGFQRQKNASSVQGEIENAIESLTRRETILRGAGRTDAGVHATGQVAAFDTESVLPIPQIVSGLNNYLCEDIAIKSAYEVSGLFDPRRDALSRVYRYRLLESEHRSPFRKDFAQLVRIGLNTNKMQSAAATLLGTHDFRAFSGSQPAGKSYTRLLSRIDIWRNNDEIAVEFEGNAFLPQQIRRTVAALVDVGYSKTTIEKFEQMLTSGIQGAAQKVFPARGLTLREVKYTGLPWRENAITTNN, encoded by the coding sequence ATGACGAGGCGGATTGCTTTAGTCATTGAATACGACGGAACAAATTTTTCAGGCTTCCAAAGGCAGAAAAATGCTTCGTCAGTACAGGGGGAAATAGAAAACGCAATAGAATCGCTTACCCGAAGAGAAACCATTTTGAGGGGTGCTGGTAGGACAGATGCTGGTGTTCATGCTACGGGTCAAGTTGCAGCTTTTGATACTGAGAGTGTACTTCCTATCCCGCAGATAGTTTCAGGATTAAACAACTATTTATGTGAGGATATAGCTATTAAGAGTGCTTACGAGGTTTCTGGGTTATTTGACCCTAGGAGAGATGCTTTAAGCAGGGTGTACAGGTATAGGCTTTTGGAAAGCGAGCATAGGTCTCCTTTTCGTAAAGATTTTGCTCAGTTAGTGAGGATTGGACTAAATACAAACAAAATGCAGTCTGCAGCGGCAACTTTACTAGGGACACATGACTTTCGGGCATTCAGTGGCAGTCAACCAGCAGGAAAGTCATATACGAGGCTTTTAAGCCGAATAGACATTTGGCGTAACAACGATGAAATTGCGGTTGAATTTGAAGGAAACGCGTTTTTGCCTCAGCAGATTAGAAGGACAGTTGCGGCTTTGGTTGACGTGGGGTATTCAAAGACAACAATAGAAAAATTTGAGCAAATGCTTACAAGCGGAATTCAAGGTGCGGCGCAGAAAGTTTTCCCCGCTCGAGGATTAACGCTTAGGGAAGTGAAATACACGGGACTCCCGTGGAGGGAAAATGCAATTACAACGAATAACTAG
- the rpsI gene encoding 30S ribosomal protein S9, which translates to MTTQQSYYYGTGKRKSAIARVRLYPGGTGAMVINGKTLEEALPWLDWQKRASQPFDSIPAASNRFNVVAKIEGGGISSWADALRHGISRALLVADPSLKSELRKNGFLTRDSRIKESKKYGLKRARRAPQYTKR; encoded by the coding sequence ATGACAACTCAACAAAGTTACTACTATGGTACTGGAAAACGTAAATCTGCTATTGCTAGGGTCCGCCTATACCCTGGTGGGACTGGCGCTATGGTGATTAACGGAAAAACTTTAGAAGAAGCCTTGCCTTGGTTAGATTGGCAGAAACGTGCATCTCAACCATTTGATAGTATTCCTGCAGCAAGCAATAGGTTTAATGTAGTAGCTAAAATTGAGGGTGGTGGAATTTCTTCTTGGGCAGATGCATTGAGGCATGGAATATCGAGAGCGCTACTTGTTGCAGACCCCAGTTTGAAGTCTGAGTTACGGAAAAATGGGTTCCTTACGCGTGACTCTAGGATTAAAGAGAGTAAGAAATACGGACTTAAACGAGCTCGTCGTGCCCCTCAATACACCAAGAGGTAA
- a CDS encoding phosphoglucomutase/phosphomannomutase family protein produces MTDDNAIIRFGTDGWRALIARDYTFENIRKVAEAISTYLHDHQLNSQSIIIGYDSRFGSYAFACEVAEVMSSRGIEALISDSIVPTPAVSYNIIQKQAGAGVVITASHNSWEWNGLKFKPSFGGSAPPEVIAEIELLIENPKALNPLMGKKQKSIPAKLVDLRSSYLSNLSQAVNLQLIRESGLSVLVDSMHGAGAGYLRSLLEGGKTQITEIREEQNPIFPNMKQPEPIESNLHPAVELLKKGGYEVAIANDGDADRLGILDENGEYIDTLTIFSLLCLHQLVNKSLTGTIIRSITQSNMINKLAEKYGSTVITTPVGFKFLGPAMMATDAIAAGEESGGYAFRGNIPERDGLLSGLLFLELMAQTGMKVSELVQHLHSEVGDHYYNRLDIDYFNPSAKINLVEVQESSPSSLAGLKIQRKELTDGLLFSLENGYWGLIRPSGTEPLVRIYAEADSPSRVAGILHEMRSLISL; encoded by the coding sequence ATGACTGACGATAACGCAATAATTAGGTTTGGGACTGATGGATGGCGAGCACTAATTGCCCGCGATTACACTTTCGAAAATATTCGAAAGGTTGCTGAAGCAATATCTACATATTTACATGATCACCAATTGAATTCTCAAAGCATAATCATCGGATATGATTCGCGATTTGGATCTTATGCATTCGCTTGTGAAGTTGCTGAGGTAATGTCATCTCGAGGAATTGAAGCACTCATCTCAGACAGCATCGTGCCAACTCCAGCAGTGAGTTACAACATTATCCAAAAACAAGCGGGGGCAGGAGTAGTTATAACTGCCAGCCATAATTCATGGGAATGGAATGGATTGAAATTCAAACCTTCATTCGGTGGTAGCGCTCCTCCAGAAGTTATAGCCGAGATAGAGTTGCTGATTGAAAATCCTAAGGCTCTCAATCCCCTTATGGGTAAAAAACAAAAGTCGATTCCAGCAAAATTAGTTGATCTGCGTAGTTCCTACCTATCAAATTTATCTCAAGCCGTAAACTTACAATTAATCCGTGAATCAGGTCTCAGCGTGCTGGTCGATTCAATGCATGGTGCGGGAGCGGGGTATCTAAGATCTCTTCTAGAAGGTGGCAAAACACAAATTACAGAAATCCGTGAGGAACAAAATCCTATTTTCCCGAATATGAAGCAACCAGAACCAATTGAATCAAATTTGCATCCTGCAGTTGAGCTTCTTAAGAAAGGTGGGTACGAAGTTGCAATTGCAAACGATGGCGATGCTGATCGGTTAGGTATATTAGATGAAAATGGGGAATATATTGATACTCTCACCATCTTTTCATTGCTATGCCTGCATCAGCTTGTAAACAAAAGTCTTACAGGCACCATAATTCGCTCAATTACCCAAAGTAACATGATTAACAAATTAGCGGAAAAGTATGGAAGTACCGTGATCACCACTCCGGTGGGATTCAAGTTCCTTGGACCCGCAATGATGGCAACAGATGCAATTGCAGCTGGAGAAGAAAGCGGAGGTTACGCATTCCGAGGTAACATACCTGAAAGAGACGGGCTACTAAGCGGGTTGTTGTTCCTCGAACTAATGGCGCAAACAGGTATGAAAGTTTCAGAGTTGGTTCAACATTTGCACTCTGAAGTTGGGGATCACTATTACAACAGGCTAGATATTGATTATTTCAACCCTTCAGCAAAAATTAATTTAGTTGAAGTTCAAGAGTCTTCTCCGTCTTCTCTTGCAGGTCTTAAAATCCAAAGAAAAGAGCTGACTGATGGGCTATTATTTTCTCTTGAAAATGGGTACTGGGGATTAATTAGACCCTCAGGAACAGAGCCTCTTGTTAGGATATACGCAGAAGCAGATAGCCCTAGCAGAGTAGCAGGGATTCTTCATGAGATGCGTTCGCTCATTTCACTTTAA
- the metK gene encoding methionine adenosyltransferase, which produces MAGKGTTFESSPSYLYSSESVTEGHPDKLCDQVSDSILDAIFAQDPHARVACETATSTNLVVVIGEITTTAKVDYENIVRETVKRIGYDDPEIGIDYKTCEVIIRIHEQSPDISDGVTTALEHRETNRPVTDATDSLGAGDQGMMVGFACNETEELMPLTISLSHQLTKRLSIARKEGIVPYLKPDGKAQVTVEYSHGKPKRVHTIIVSTQHASNASNTQIEEDIKKHVIEAVVPSSLIDKDTRILINPSGRFVVGGPHGDAGLTGRKILVDTYGAVARHGGGAFSGKDPTKVDRSAAYAARWVAKNVVAAGLADRCEVQVSYAIGVAAPINVSVETFGTGRIDDPQISELVNKHFDLRPGAIIRDLDLRKPIYSQTAAYGHFGRMDVELPWERTDRADALRSDANI; this is translated from the coding sequence ATGGCTGGAAAAGGAACTACGTTTGAAAGTTCACCCTCTTATCTTTATTCTTCTGAGTCTGTGACAGAAGGACACCCTGATAAATTGTGTGACCAGGTTTCAGATTCAATACTTGATGCTATTTTCGCCCAGGATCCGCACGCTAGGGTAGCTTGCGAGACTGCCACAAGTACCAATTTAGTTGTTGTCATTGGTGAGATAACAACAACTGCAAAAGTCGACTATGAAAATATCGTCAGGGAAACCGTTAAGCGTATTGGATATGACGACCCTGAAATAGGTATTGATTATAAAACCTGTGAAGTAATCATCCGTATACATGAGCAATCTCCAGATATATCAGATGGCGTCACAACTGCTCTAGAACACCGGGAAACTAATCGTCCTGTCACTGATGCAACTGATTCCTTAGGTGCAGGAGATCAAGGAATGATGGTAGGTTTTGCATGTAATGAAACAGAGGAATTGATGCCCCTTACAATTTCGTTATCTCATCAGCTGACAAAAAGGCTCTCGATTGCACGAAAAGAAGGCATTGTTCCTTATTTGAAACCTGATGGGAAGGCTCAAGTTACGGTGGAATACTCTCATGGTAAACCTAAACGAGTTCACACCATTATTGTTAGTACTCAGCATGCTTCAAACGCTTCAAATACTCAAATTGAAGAAGACATCAAAAAGCATGTTATCGAAGCCGTAGTACCTTCGTCGCTAATTGATAAAGATACACGTATATTAATTAATCCATCTGGTCGTTTTGTAGTAGGTGGTCCGCATGGTGATGCAGGATTAACAGGCAGAAAAATTCTCGTTGATACTTACGGAGCGGTTGCTCGCCATGGTGGGGGAGCCTTTTCTGGGAAAGATCCTACAAAAGTAGATCGATCGGCAGCATATGCTGCCCGTTGGGTAGCTAAAAATGTAGTTGCAGCCGGGCTAGCTGACCGGTGTGAAGTACAAGTGTCGTATGCAATTGGAGTAGCTGCCCCAATTAATGTCTCTGTCGAAACATTTGGTACAGGAAGAATTGACGATCCCCAAATTAGTGAATTAGTAAATAAGCACTTTGACCTTAGACCAGGAGCGATCATCCGAGACCTTGATTTAAGAAAGCCTATCTACAGTCAAACTGCAGCATATGGTCATTTTGGAAGAATGGATGTAGAACTTCCTTGGGAAAGAACAGATAGAGCAGATGCACTTAGAAGTGACGCCAATATCTAA
- the ahcY gene encoding adenosylhomocysteinase: MQPEGKLGDIKDSSLADEGVRLIEWAAREMPVTKLIQERFKKEGPLKGLTLVACLHVTTETANLALALKAGGADVRICASNPLSTQDAVASALSIAYDIPTFAIKGEDDNTYYSHINAVLDGNPNMTMDDGADVVATLHTTRQEKLVNVIGGTEETTTGVIRLRSMAQAGKLKYPIIAVNEADTKHMFDNRYGTGQSTLDGITRATNVLFAGKNLVVAGYGWCGRGVAMRARGMGAQVIVTEVNPVRALEASMDGHTVMKMEDAARVGDIFVTVTGGKYALDAHHFQVMKDQAVIANSGHFNIEINIDALEDAAAEKKSVRPMVDQYIMSDGRRINLLAEGRLVNLAAAEGHPSAVMDMSFANQALSAEYMAQNAHSLKPDVYDVPLPLDQAVASLKLEAMGLHMDQLSEEQAAYLSGWETGT, from the coding sequence TTGCAACCTGAAGGAAAATTAGGAGATATAAAAGATTCTAGCCTTGCAGATGAAGGCGTAAGGCTAATTGAATGGGCAGCACGTGAAATGCCTGTAACCAAGCTCATCCAAGAGCGATTTAAAAAGGAAGGTCCTTTAAAAGGGCTGACTTTAGTTGCATGCCTACATGTCACCACAGAAACGGCCAATTTGGCTTTAGCGCTAAAAGCTGGTGGCGCAGATGTAAGAATCTGCGCAAGCAATCCACTATCTACACAGGATGCTGTTGCATCAGCTCTTTCAATCGCTTATGACATTCCCACATTTGCAATCAAAGGTGAGGATGATAATACCTATTATTCTCACATCAATGCTGTATTAGATGGCAATCCGAACATGACTATGGATGATGGGGCTGATGTAGTGGCAACACTTCATACCACAAGGCAGGAAAAGCTTGTAAATGTAATTGGTGGAACAGAAGAAACCACTACAGGAGTAATCCGACTTCGAAGCATGGCTCAGGCAGGCAAATTGAAATATCCCATCATTGCAGTCAATGAAGCTGATACTAAGCATATGTTTGATAATCGATACGGTACTGGGCAAAGTACCTTGGACGGAATAACACGTGCGACGAACGTGTTATTTGCAGGAAAGAATTTAGTCGTAGCTGGATACGGTTGGTGTGGACGTGGCGTCGCGATGCGCGCTCGCGGAATGGGAGCACAGGTAATTGTTACAGAGGTAAACCCTGTCCGCGCCTTAGAGGCAAGCATGGATGGTCACACCGTTATGAAAATGGAAGATGCTGCTCGTGTTGGTGATATTTTTGTCACGGTAACAGGGGGTAAATATGCTCTCGATGCTCATCATTTCCAAGTAATGAAGGATCAGGCAGTCATTGCTAATAGTGGTCATTTCAATATTGAAATCAATATAGACGCACTTGAAGATGCTGCGGCAGAGAAGAAGTCTGTTCGACCCATGGTAGATCAATACATAATGTCTGACGGGCGACGTATCAACTTACTGGCAGAAGGACGCCTAGTTAATCTTGCGGCTGCAGAAGGACATCCTTCTGCAGTTATGGATATGAGCTTTGCTAACCAAGCCCTAAGTGCAGAGTATATGGCACAAAATGCGCATTCTCTCAAACCTGATGTATACGATGTGCCTTTGCCACTTGATCAGGCAGTTGCATCATTAAAACTAGAGGCAATGGGGCTCCATATGGACCAACTTTCTGAAGAACAAGCAGCCTATCTCTCCGGCTGGGAGACAGGCACATAA
- a CDS encoding rhodanese-like domain-containing protein, translating to MERGRQEANEPYRRISVQEALEMQQEGAIIVDVRRPDEWVSGHASGAVHLPVDDVLTEAESKLPKDKKLLFICAAGVRSGLAAEMAAALGFESSNLYNVEQGTPVWIETKLPTDYGE from the coding sequence ATGGAACGAGGAAGACAGGAAGCTAACGAACCTTATCGGAGAATATCCGTTCAAGAAGCTTTAGAAATGCAGCAGGAAGGTGCAATCATTGTAGATGTACGAAGGCCCGATGAATGGGTCTCTGGCCACGCATCAGGGGCAGTTCACTTACCTGTTGATGACGTATTGACTGAGGCTGAATCAAAACTGCCAAAAGATAAAAAATTACTGTTTATTTGTGCCGCTGGAGTTCGAAGCGGATTAGCTGCTGAAATGGCGGCTGCTCTTGGGTTCGAATCTAGTAATCTTTATAACGTCGAGCAAGGAACCCCAGTCTGGATCGAAACAAAACTACCTACGGATTACGGGGAATAG
- the recF gene encoding DNA replication/repair protein RecF, producing MLLRQLSLANFRSYSNLDLELNPGLTTITGENGQGKSNLLEAIYFLAIGKSYRASVEKDLIYWHADFTDAYLIIAADIERKEGFSNIRIGLKPYDGSKISKQIRIDGIPRRITDLIGTLNAVLFSPEDMELVFGSPAGRRKYLDILLAQISRNYVRSLSKYQRILLQRNALLKRIKDKAALESELDFWDYSLSSEGAIILRQRVEAMDQLNRSANTLFNQLSGESNIEIKYSSTVDTDNQQEIESAMIKNLTLSRSYEIQRGSTLVGPHRDDMRLIVKGIDASKHVSRGQARLIALSLRLAESRLLSTMRGDPPIILLDDVFSELDVTRRSLVMDEISTYTQVIITSADSHLLGGKYLGDSTKLLLRNGVLLPEGSSTHGN from the coding sequence ATGCTGTTACGACAATTATCATTAGCAAATTTTCGATCGTATAGTAATTTAGACCTAGAGCTTAATCCTGGATTAACCACAATTACAGGTGAGAACGGCCAGGGTAAAAGTAACTTGTTGGAGGCAATATATTTTTTAGCTATAGGTAAGTCTTATCGTGCCTCTGTAGAAAAAGATTTAATTTATTGGCATGCTGATTTTACAGATGCCTATTTAATTATAGCTGCTGACATAGAGCGAAAAGAAGGCTTTAGCAATATTCGTATAGGGTTGAAACCATATGATGGCAGTAAAATTTCTAAACAGATCAGGATTGATGGGATTCCTCGAAGAATTACCGATCTAATAGGAACATTAAATGCAGTGCTTTTTAGCCCAGAAGATATGGAGCTAGTTTTTGGGAGCCCTGCTGGGCGAAGAAAGTACTTGGATATTCTCCTTGCCCAAATTTCGCGTAATTATGTTCGGTCTCTTTCAAAATACCAGAGGATTCTTCTGCAGCGTAACGCATTACTTAAAAGAATTAAGGATAAGGCTGCACTAGAGAGCGAGTTAGATTTTTGGGACTACAGTTTGTCATCAGAAGGCGCAATTATTTTGAGGCAACGAGTGGAAGCGATGGATCAGCTCAATCGCAGCGCTAATACACTTTTCAACCAGCTTTCGGGCGAAAGCAATATTGAAATTAAATATTCCTCTACGGTTGATACGGATAATCAGCAAGAGATAGAAAGTGCGATGATTAAGAACTTGACCCTTTCGAGATCTTATGAAATTCAAAGAGGCAGTACTCTTGTAGGGCCGCACAGGGATGACATGAGATTAATTGTTAAAGGAATTGACGCTAGTAAGCATGTATCAAGGGGACAGGCCAGATTAATTGCTCTTTCACTTCGCCTTGCGGAATCTAGATTATTATCCACAATGCGCGGCGATCCTCCAATTATCTTGCTGGATGACGTTTTTTCTGAACTTGATGTGACCCGCAGATCTTTGGTTATGGATGAAATTTCCACGTATACGCAGGTAATTATTACGTCGGCAGATAGCCATTTACTGGGCGGAAAATACTTGGGAGATTCCACTAAATTACTGTTAAGGAATGGTGTATTACTTCCTGAAGGATCATCAACTCATGGCAATTGA
- a CDS encoding ABC transporter ATP-binding protein: protein MAIEIINVAKKFGHVRALEEVNLIINEGEVFGFLGPNGAGKTTTIRIATGFIRPDAGSVRLLGLDPWAQSAELKGRIGFLPDRVAFDNGISGREFLKYMSNLHGQKDASPWQQELLDRLELSQDALARKVRGYSSGMAKKLGLVQAMQHRPELLIMDEPTEALDPLVRQSLFEIIKELSNQGVTIFLSSHVLPDIQEVCQRVSLIRGGEIVETGSVESLRLGKYRTMVVDFKKIPDTEIILEGAEILDMDGTRMVIKISGDINNVIRSLSRHEVDDIVYERLSLEELFLEYYGDID, encoded by the coding sequence ATGGCAATTGAGATTATTAATGTTGCGAAAAAATTTGGACATGTCCGTGCATTAGAAGAAGTGAATTTGATAATTAACGAAGGTGAGGTTTTTGGGTTTTTAGGGCCCAATGGTGCTGGAAAAACAACCACTATCAGAATCGCTACCGGGTTTATACGACCGGACGCAGGGTCTGTTCGCCTGCTAGGTCTAGACCCTTGGGCACAATCAGCAGAATTGAAAGGAAGAATTGGATTTTTACCAGATCGCGTTGCTTTTGATAACGGAATTAGCGGGCGTGAGTTCCTAAAATATATGTCCAATTTGCACGGACAAAAAGACGCGAGCCCCTGGCAGCAAGAACTTCTGGATCGATTAGAGCTTTCACAGGATGCTTTAGCTAGGAAAGTGAGAGGTTATTCTTCTGGGATGGCAAAAAAACTCGGACTTGTACAGGCAATGCAGCACAGACCCGAATTATTGATTATGGATGAGCCCACTGAGGCTCTGGACCCATTGGTGCGGCAGTCGTTATTTGAGATCATAAAAGAACTGAGTAACCAAGGAGTAACTATTTTCCTTTCTTCACATGTTTTACCGGATATACAGGAAGTCTGCCAAAGAGTTTCGCTTATTCGCGGAGGAGAAATTGTCGAAACAGGTTCAGTTGAATCCTTGAGACTAGGTAAATACCGAACTATGGTCGTCGATTTTAAAAAAATTCCTGATACGGAAATTATATTAGAAGGTGCGGAAATCCTCGATATGGATGGAACAAGAATGGTGATTAAGATAAGTGGGGACATTAACAACGTGATTAGATCTTTGAGTAGGCATGAGGTCGATGACATAGTTTATGAGAGATTAAGTTTGGAAGAATTATTTTTGGAATACTATGGAGACATTGATTAG
- a CDS encoding ABC transporter permease — METLISLMINVFLYTFRRSLVGLTAVSVGLFLISVLIIYTIEAFGGIAEFQRLFELMPDSILALFHAQGGFGTTPTSYIAGDYRHPIYLITGFSFGIAFASGAISREIERGTILMYLASPIERWQYVLAKIGVLVIGTAIIAFSIWLGSFVGAELYGLPKGEIDNMLLVFAQINMWSLMLAFGGITLLISAYSSDGGLTIAWAAGISIVMYFVDFLSLIWSVAEPLGPLSLFHYFDPVGIARDAVFPWFEFLILMGVSALSMLLALYVFQKRDISN, encoded by the coding sequence ATGGAGACATTGATTAGCCTAATGATTAATGTTTTTTTATATACGTTTCGTAGATCGTTGGTTGGTTTGACTGCCGTTTCCGTTGGGTTATTTTTAATAAGTGTATTGATAATTTATACAATCGAGGCTTTTGGGGGAATTGCAGAATTCCAGCGGCTTTTTGAGTTAATGCCAGATTCAATTTTGGCGCTCTTCCATGCTCAAGGAGGCTTTGGCACTACACCCACGAGCTACATTGCCGGTGATTATCGACATCCGATTTACCTCATTACAGGGTTTTCATTTGGGATTGCATTTGCTAGTGGTGCAATTTCGAGGGAAATTGAACGAGGTACGATACTTATGTACCTTGCTTCACCAATAGAAAGATGGCAGTACGTTTTAGCAAAAATAGGAGTACTTGTAATAGGCACCGCAATTATTGCCTTTTCTATCTGGCTTGGATCTTTTGTTGGGGCAGAACTTTATGGCTTGCCAAAGGGCGAAATAGATAACATGCTACTTGTCTTTGCCCAAATAAATATGTGGAGTTTGATGCTTGCATTCGGGGGCATTACTTTGCTAATTTCCGCCTATAGCTCAGATGGAGGACTAACGATTGCCTGGGCTGCAGGTATTTCTATAGTGATGTACTTTGTCGACTTCCTCTCTTTGATTTGGTCAGTCGCAGAGCCTTTAGGGCCGCTTTCGTTATTTCACTATTTTGACCCAGTGGGGATTGCTAGAGATGCAGTTTTCCCCTGGTTCGAATTTTTAATCCTAATGGGCGTATCTGCATTGAGTATGTTGTTAGCCTTATATGTTTTTCAAAAGAGAGATATATCCAATTAA
- the gatA gene encoding Asp-tRNA(Asn)/Glu-tRNA(Gln) amidotransferase subunit GatA, whose amino-acid sequence MPISPNASILQIHKALHSREISAQEILEAHIQRISALDSNLGSYITTTFEHALEQAKDADKAFADGNYSYLTGIPMQLKDNISTRDILTTCGSKMLSNYYPPYNATVANHLENAGSVLLGKGNMDEFAMGSSNETSAFKPVRNPWNNVKVPGGSSGGPAAAVSAGLASYSLGSDTGGSIRQPASFCGVVGLKPTYGLVSRFGLVAFASSLDQIGPITNTVKDSAIVLNTIAGYDPLDSTSINKAVPDYTSKLDDNIQKLKVGVVKEFFDSSIDPRVSHSVRNAIQQLESLGASVTEISLPTSLSALAVYYILAPSECSANLARYDGVKYGFSETSVETIDKALDLTRKNGFGEEVKRRIMMGTYALSSGYYDAYYKKAQQVRTLIRQEFEKAFDKVDILALPTTPNTAFDIGGIADPIAMHANDICTIPANIAGIPGISVPCGLVEELPVGLQLLGPPLSEETLLQCAHNYESSTSWLDNRL is encoded by the coding sequence ATGCCTATATCCCCTAATGCATCCATCTTACAAATTCATAAGGCACTTCATTCCCGGGAGATATCTGCTCAAGAAATACTTGAAGCCCATATCCAGCGCATTTCCGCCTTGGATTCGAACCTAGGTTCCTATATAACTACAACGTTCGAACATGCATTGGAACAAGCTAAAGATGCTGATAAAGCGTTTGCAGACGGAAATTATTCGTACTTAACCGGTATTCCTATGCAGCTCAAAGACAATATTTCCACACGCGACATCTTGACGACCTGTGGATCAAAAATGCTTTCTAACTATTACCCCCCTTACAATGCAACAGTAGCAAACCACTTAGAAAATGCCGGATCAGTTTTGCTAGGTAAAGGTAATATGGACGAGTTCGCAATGGGATCATCCAATGAAACATCTGCCTTTAAACCAGTCAGAAATCCTTGGAACAACGTGAAGGTACCTGGGGGCTCCAGCGGTGGACCAGCAGCTGCCGTTTCTGCAGGACTAGCTTCCTATTCACTAGGCTCTGACACCGGTGGATCTATCAGGCAACCTGCCTCTTTTTGTGGCGTAGTCGGCCTAAAACCTACATACGGCCTTGTTTCTCGTTTTGGCCTCGTAGCTTTTGCCTCTTCATTGGATCAAATTGGCCCAATCACCAATACCGTGAAAGATTCAGCCATAGTCCTAAATACAATTGCCGGTTACGACCCCTTAGACTCAACTAGCATTAATAAAGCAGTTCCCGATTACACGTCCAAACTAGATGACAACATACAGAAATTAAAAGTCGGAGTTGTCAAAGAATTCTTCGATAGCAGCATAGACCCGCGCGTGTCTCATTCAGTCAGAAATGCTATCCAACAATTAGAAAGCCTTGGTGCATCAGTAACTGAAATTTCTTTACCGACTTCACTTTCAGCACTGGCCGTCTACTACATACTTGCCCCATCAGAGTGTTCTGCAAATTTGGCCAGATACGATGGCGTGAAATATGGTTTTTCTGAAACAAGCGTTGAGACTATTGACAAAGCTTTAGACTTGACCAGAAAAAACGGTTTTGGGGAAGAAGTCAAACGGCGCATAATGATGGGTACTTATGCACTATCTTCTGGTTACTACGATGCATATTACAAAAAGGCTCAGCAAGTAAGAACATTAATTCGTCAAGAATTTGAAAAAGCATTCGATAAAGTAGATATTTTAGCCTTACCTACAACGCCTAATACGGCATTTGATATTGGGGGGATTGCTGATCCCATTGCAATGCATGCTAATGATATCTGCACCATTCCTGCCAATATAGCAGGAATTCCTGGTATTTCCGTACCATGCGGACTGGTTGAAGAGCTTCCAGTGGGTCTTCAATTGCTCGGTCCTCCATTAAGTGAAGAAACTCTACTGCAATGTGCACACAATTATGAATCCTCTACTTCCTGGTTGGACAATAGACTGTAA
- the gatC gene encoding Asp-tRNA(Asn)/Glu-tRNA(Gln) amidotransferase subunit GatC codes for MSSEPPKQLSIEEVLNVARLCHLEFSDDELNQLAQDMASLIKEVDVLREINTDNVTPSAHAVPTVHSVMREDIPRESLSQEDVLKNAPMKDGFFFRVAQVMDKSS; via the coding sequence ATGTCTAGTGAACCACCAAAACAACTTTCAATTGAAGAGGTTCTAAATGTTGCACGACTATGCCATTTAGAGTTCTCAGACGATGAGCTCAATCAGCTAGCCCAAGACATGGCATCTTTGATCAAAGAAGTAGATGTCTTGCGCGAAATCAATACCGACAATGTAACTCCGTCTGCGCATGCAGTTCCTACGGTCCATTCCGTTATGCGTGAAGATATTCCTCGCGAAAGCTTAAGCCAAGAAGATGTGCTAAAGAATGCTCCGATGAAGGATGGGTTCTTTTTCAGAGTTGCTCAAGTAATGGATAAATCTTCCTAA
- a CDS encoding DUF971 domain-containing protein, with product MAEEKYEPTLIELTPDGLYIKWRDGEESLLPHRYLRGNCGCAQCVDEVTHVRKFGIADVATNVQVEEFMEIGRYAIGILFSDLHETGIYPYKMLRDLNVSIPN from the coding sequence ATGGCAGAGGAAAAGTATGAACCAACATTGATAGAACTTACACCCGATGGGCTATATATAAAGTGGCGAGACGGAGAGGAAAGCCTATTACCTCACCGCTATTTGCGCGGTAATTGCGGGTGTGCACAATGCGTAGATGAAGTCACACATGTTCGTAAATTTGGAATTGCTGACGTAGCTACAAACGTCCAAGTCGAAGAGTTTATGGAAATAGGGCGTTACGCAATAGGTATATTATTCAGTGATTTGCATGAAACAGGGATTTACCCCTACAAAATGCTTAGGGATTTGAATGTAAGCATTCCCAATTAG